Genomic window (Calderihabitans maritimus):
TTGGAAAAACAGGCAATTAAGCGGATGGAGGCCGGTTCCCTGAGTCCCGAGGAAATAGAAAGAGTGGGAATTACATTAATGAGACTGGAAGAAAAAATGGAGGAATTGAAAGAAGTCTTTGGACTGGAGGATGAGGAGCTCAACTTAAACCTTGGCCCGTTGGGAGATTTAATGTATTCAAAAACAATAAATTGGTAAAGGTGGGGAAAGACGT
Coding sequences:
- a CDS encoding gas vesicle protein K encodes the protein MDEFVEEVQKRQDTVPRRINADPEKVEQGLAKLVLTLIELIRRLLEKQAIKRMEAGSLSPEEIERVGITLMRLEEKMEELKEVFGLEDEELNLNLGPLGDLMYSKTINW